GGATTGACGCAATAAGCATGATACGACGGCATTCCTTTTTGATATTGAATCGGAATAACATCAAGCGTATAAAGTTTCTGTTTCGGTTGATTTAGCTGCATTAGATATTTATATCCCCGAAATTCCGATTGTTGCCGAATAGAATCGGGAATAAGCTCTTTCCCCTGCCAATGTAAATGCGCTTCTGATAACGGTATCAATTTAGCTTCATCCCAATTATGGCCATTGGGTTCGATTTCGATAATCCGCCGTATCATCCGAAGCTGGTCTCGTTGTTCAGCTGGATATGACGCTGGTAAGAAGTAGGCATAAGCGCAGATATAAGCGTAACCAGTAAACACGATTAACAGCATAATCGCTATTGCGATTCCAGAAAGATATAATTTTTTCGATAGAGCAATATCTAATTTTGCGAAACGTTTGCTAGAAATGATTATAATGATATAAATAAAAAGACCTAATAAGAGACAGCTAACATATTGATAAGCATATATCCCCGAGAGCCGATACCAACCCCAAGAATATAAATTCCTAGCCAGATTAATCCAGCAATAATTATCCCTTTTCTTAATAATCCAAATTTCTTGTTTAGCCAATAGAGAAAACCAAGATAAACTAGGAGCATTATTGCATAAAGGATGAGTCCATCCCAAGAAGTCGGACTATCTACCTCGGGGATTAAAGATGCACTTGATTCAAAAAAAGATAAAGGCCACATGATATCGCTATCTTACTCTATTGAATGTAGAATAACTTTTGTAGCCGCATCGCCCCATTTATTCGGTGGCGCGGAGGAGAATGATTCTACCTGGGGGTGCCGTGCTAGAAATTCACAAATAGCTTTTCGGAGTTTACCAGTTCCATGCCCGTGAATGATATATACCGGCGATTTCTGATAGATAAATGCGGTATCGAGATATTTATCGAGGATACGCAGCGCGTCGTCGATATGATGATGGTGAAGATCTAATTCTTCCGAAAAATCTTTCGGTTGCTGACACATGATGATTCGAATAGGCGTTGTATGCGAGTTGTTTTTCATTGTTACATTAGCAATGTAAATGTTGCTTTTGAGTTGCGCTTTCAATGAAGTTTAACTTCGTTATATTTATCCGGTCCTTCCGACAAATTAACCGGAATACCTTTTGCCCTGAGATATTCTTTCGCCTGCTTGATTGTATATTCCCGAAAATGGAAGATTGATGCGGCTAGAACCGCATCCGCTTTTCCAATCGCTATCGCTTGATAGAGATGCTCGAGATTTCCTGCACCACCAGATGCGATAATCGGGATTTGAACTGCTTGCGCCATGGTTTTTAAAAGTTCAAGGTCATACCCCGCTTTCGTTCCGTCGGTATCAATACTGGTTGGAAGTAATTCGCCGGCACCGCGCGATTCCGCTTCTTTCGCCCAGGCAATTGCATCTTTTCCCGTTGGCGTTTTCCCACCGTTAATCAATACTTCCCAACCGGACGGCATTTCTGCTGACCGCCGATAATCTATCGCTACAACTAAAGATTGGCTGCCGAATTCTTTCGCTGCTGCAGAAATCAACTCCGGATTTTTTACCGCTGCGGTATTAATACTAATTTTATTTGCGCCAGCTTCAATGAGAATACGCATATCTTCAACCGAACTAATTCCACCGCCTACCGTTAGCGGAACGGTTATCACCGCTGCAGTTTTTTTAACTACTTCAATCATAGTTTTCCGTCCTTCAACCGTTGCCATAATGTCTAGAAACGCTATTTCATCTGCACCTTCTTGATTATATCGTGTAGCGATTTCAGCAGGGTCGCCGGCATCGCGTAGATTCTCAAAGTGAATCCCTTTGACCACTCTCCCACCAGCAATATCAAGACAAGGAATAATCCGTTTATATGCTGCCATACTCTTTCCCTCCATCAGAGAAAATACATCCCAAATTTGGGTTTATATAAACTATACCACGAAACAAAGAATATGAGAAATGAATCTGTTACTTAACATTTCCGCTTATTCGAAGAGATAGTATCTGTTTTAAGGATAAGATTAACCGCTTCAAGAAGGGATTTAGCCGTGAAGGTTGGAATTGATATTTTTGATTTTTGATTTTTAATTTTGTAATTTCCAATCAGAATGGTTTTGCAACCGACCGCTGTTCCCGCTTGAATATCGCGTTCGCTATCACCAACCATCCAGCAGTTCGTTAAACGCAGTTTATATTTATTTGCCGTCCGGATAAGCAGCCCTGGCTTTGGTTTCCGGCAAGTACAGTTATCAGATTCAGTATGATGGCAATACGCCACGGAATGAATTTTCCCGCCGGCTTGCTCGATTTCAGCGAGCATACGGCGAGTGATATCATCGAGTTGCTGTTTGGTCATCAATCCTTTTCCAACACCCTGCTGATTGCTAGTGACATGAACCTGATACCCCGCTTCGGTTAATTTCCGAATCGCTCGTTTTGCGTACGGCAAAAATTGAAACTCTGACCATCTCTTAACATAATCACCAACGAGCCGTTTATTGATTACCCCATCGCGATCGAGGAAGACTACTTTCATAGGTGTAAGCGAAAAAACGGAAAAATCAAAATACCTGAGAACATAAAATCCGATTTTTCGTTTTTCCGTGTTTAAGTTCCTCGGTTACTTTACCCATACCAATTTGGGTTCGACCGGAACCACTCAACCGTTTTCGTTAGTCCGGTTACAAAATCGTATTGTGGATTCCAACCGAGGTCGGTTTGCGCTTTCTGCGAATCAAGATAAATCCGCTGGATTTCACCAGCCCGTGGCGGCGCATAGGTTGCCGGATTCTTAAATCCGATAATCTCCTGCAATTTCTGATAAATTTCGTTTACCGAAATGCCGATGCCCCAGCCGAGGTTATAAGTTCCATTTTTTGAATATCTCAACGCAATCAGATTCGCTTGTACTACATCTTCAATATAGACATAATCCCGCTGTTGCGTGCCATCACCGAAAATCGTCGGCGTTTTCCCCGCGAGCATCTGCCCGATAAAAATTGCATTGACACCCGCTTCTCCTTTCGGATTCTGCCGTGGACCATAGATGTTCGGATAGCGCAAAATGAGATAATTTAATCCATATAACCGTGCATAGAGTTCGATATATACCTCTGCAGTTCGTTTCGATGCGCCGTAAGGACATTCCGGATTTATCGGATGCGTTTCATCCGCTGGTAGGTCTATTCCTTCACCATAAATTGCGCCACCAGTAGAAGCGAAAATTAGTTTTTTAACCGTATATTTCCGACTTAACTCAAGCAGATTAATGGTTCCAATGATATTAACCTCTGCATCATAAATCGGATTCGTAACTGATTTTCGAACATCAATCTGTGCAGCATGATGGTTGATAATATCGAAGTTACCAGCGGTAAAGATTTTCTCAAGCTCCGCTAACGACCGGATATCGATCGGGAAAAATTGCGCTTGTTGTGGAATATTTTTTTGTATCCCTGTAGAAAGATTATCAACAATCGTTACGTTATGCCCGGCTTGAATATATGCATCGGCAATATGTGACGCGATAAATCCTGCACCACCGGTTATGAGGATATTCATTGTGTTCATAATTAAACAGATGAAATCTAAAACCCGAATATTGACATCCGAAATACGAAACAAAAAGATAAATGAACAAACTAATTAACTGAAAAATACAAAAGCATAAGAACTCTGTGGCAAAATTCCGGGTATTGTTTTTGGTTTTTCGTTTTTAAGGTTTTATATTTGTTTCGATATTCGATAGTCGAAGTTCGAATCTTAAATTTATCTATATTCACCCTAACGTTTATATTTTTTGCTAAGTTTATTTATTGAGTTGATTATATATTCTACCTGATTTTGTTTCAAGTTAGGATATAACGGCAAGGAAATAACCCGTTCATACGCCCAATTCGCATTCGGGAATTCCGATGGTTTATACCCCCAGACTCGCTGATAATATGGATGATGGTGTAACGGAATATAATGTACACTGGTTCCAATACCTTTTTTCCGCAAAAGTTCTATGAGCTGGTTTCTTGAAATCCGCAGTTGTTCCAGGTTTAGTTTAATAATATAGAGATGCCAGGAAGAGATTATATCCGGAGCCACTGTCGGCGTTTCAACCGCTTCATTCTCTGCAAATCCAGCGGTATAGAGTTGTGCATACTTAGTTCGAATCTTATGCCATCGAGTCGCTTGCTGCAACTGGGCGATTCCTAACGCTGCGGGAATATCCGGCAAATTATATTTATATCCCGCTTCGAGAACCTGGTAGAACCAGCTGCCTTCTTTCCGATACCGGTTCCAAGCGCCGTTCGATAACCCATGCAAACTTAACCGGCGGATATGTTCCGCAAGCGATTGCAATGTTGTCGTAAGCACACCACCTTCGCCAGTTGAAATTGGTTTGGTTGAATGGAAACTAAACACAGCGATGGTTTCAAACGACCCGATTTTTCGACCGCGATATTCTGCTCCAAACGCATGCGCGGCATCGTCGATAACCGCTAAACGGTATTGGTTTGCCAGCTGCTGTACTTCCTGCATTGGATACGGATGTCCCGCAAGATGAACCGGGATAATCGCTTTTGTTTTTTTCGTTATTTTCCGTTCGATTTCTTGAGGAAGAATTAGCATCCGCTCTTTGTCAACATCAACCAAAACCGGTTTTGCCCCACAATGCACAACTACCGCTGCGGTTGCGCTGAATGTATATGTCGGAACAATAACTTCGTCCCCCGGTTTGACTCCCAGTGCGACGAGTGATAAATGCAACCCTGCGGTGCCAGAATTTAAGGCAACCGCATGTTTCGCACCTAATTCTCGACAAATCAATTGTTCAAATCGGAGACTGGTCGGGCCAGTAGTTATCCAACCCACTTTAAGCGCTTGATTAACTGCTTGGAATTCTTTTTTTCCTATCGTCGGGATATGAAATGGTATAAACATATCCGATATATTTTGACTTGAGATTTTCAAGTTATAAGCGTAGTTAGATTGAACGACCCCGAGCTCCTCGTTCGACCTAACTTCACTATTATTTTAGAACGAATAGATGGTGTTCAGGAAGAGGATATGATTCGTTTGGTCAGTTCCCTGTTCACTACCAGCATCTTCTTTTTCATACCGATACGCAGCAGAAACTATCAAATTATTTTTTCCATAAAAGGTTAGTTGCGGTTGTAGATATTGGACTTTCATCGGTTCATCGTCCGATAGTCCATGCTGTTGAATATCATAAATTAACGACCCGCAAAATTGCGCATTGAAAAAATGCGTTAATTCGATATATAAATCATCGCTATCAGTTCCTATCTGATGCCCGATAATATCGCCGTAATAGGTGTATCCAGACGTATATACCGGATGCGAATACCAATAATTCGGATGTTTCGGAATATGGTTATTGGCATATTCAATTCGTAAATCGGTTTTTCCAGATAAACCGATATCACCGAAAACGATACCATATAACCACGCCCAGCGGCTTGGTAACGGACCGCCACTGGCAAAATCTTCACCGGCACCATCAACATAAACCGTCATGGTTCGGATAACATGCGTTTTGTTATCGAGATGATTAAACTGAACAGTTAAATCTACGCCGGCAATCTGATTATTCCGTAAATCCGATTCTTCATGCTCTTTTCTTCCCCAGAACATATCCCAATAATCGCGCCAATCCATTGACGGTCTGCCTTCACCAGCGAACATCGCTGACCGTGAAAACCCGAGTTCTATTCCTGGTTTCGGTTTAAACGAAGTTCGCATACCCCAGAACCGTG
The bacterium genome window above contains:
- a CDS encoding Smr/MutS family protein, with protein sequence MKNNSHTTPIRIIMCQQPKDFSEELDLHHHHIDDALRILDKYLDTAFIYQKSPVYIIHGHGTGKLRKAICEFLARHPQVESFSSAPPNKWGDAATKVILHSIE
- the hisF gene encoding imidazole glycerol phosphate synthase subunit HisF, producing MAAYKRIIPCLDIAGGRVVKGIHFENLRDAGDPAEIATRYNQEGADEIAFLDIMATVEGRKTMIEVVKKTAAVITVPLTVGGGISSVEDMRILIEAGANKISINTAAVKNPELISAAAKEFGSQSLVVAIDYRRSAEMPSGWEVLINGGKTPTGKDAIAWAKEAESRGAGELLPTSIDTDGTKAGYDLELLKTMAQAVQIPIIASGGAGNLEHLYQAIAIGKADAVLAASIFHFREYTIKQAKEYLRAKGIPVNLSEGPDKYNEVKLH
- a CDS encoding HAD family hydrolase, which translates into the protein MKVVFLDRDGVINKRLVGDYVKRWSEFQFLPYAKRAIRKLTEAGYQVHVTSNQQGVGKGLMTKQQLDDITRRMLAEIEQAGGKIHSVAYCHHTESDNCTCRKPKPGLLIRTANKYKLRLTNCWMVGDSERDIQAGTAVGCKTILIGNYKIKNQKSKISIPTFTAKSLLEAVNLILKTDTISSNKRKC
- a CDS encoding NAD-dependent epimerase/dehydratase family protein, with protein sequence MNILITGGAGFIASHIADAYIQAGHNVTIVDNLSTGIQKNIPQQAQFFPIDIRSLAELEKIFTAGNFDIINHHAAQIDVRKSVTNPIYDAEVNIIGTINLLELSRKYTVKKLIFASTGGAIYGEGIDLPADETHPINPECPYGASKRTAEVYIELYARLYGLNYLILRYPNIYGPRQNPKGEAGVNAIFIGQMLAGKTPTIFGDGTQQRDYVYIEDVVQANLIALRYSKNGTYNLGWGIGISVNEIYQKLQEIIGFKNPATYAPPRAGEIQRIYLDSQKAQTDLGWNPQYDFVTGLTKTVEWFRSNPNWYG
- a CDS encoding DegT/DnrJ/EryC1/StrS family aminotransferase, producing MFIPFHIPTIGKKEFQAVNQALKVGWITTGPTSLRFEQLICRELGAKHAVALNSGTAGLHLSLVALGVKPGDEVIVPTYTFSATAAVVVHCGAKPVLVDVDKERMLILPQEIERKITKKTKAIIPVHLAGHPYPMQEVQQLANQYRLAVIDDAAHAFGAEYRGRKIGSFETIAVFSFHSTKPISTGEGGVLTTTLQSLAEHIRRLSLHGLSNGAWNRYRKEGSWFYQVLEAGYKYNLPDIPAALGIAQLQQATRWHKIRTKYAQLYTAGFAENEAVETPTVAPDIISSWHLYIIKLNLEQLRISRNQLIELLRKKGIGTSVHYIPLHHHPYYQRVWGYKPSEFPNANWAYERVISLPLYPNLKQNQVEYIINSINKLSKKYKR